Proteins from a single region of Chryseobacterium sp. T16E-39:
- a CDS encoding DUF1599 domain-containing protein has translation MLKTSVQFGKIINQCRDLFSKKLQDYGAAWRVLRPSSITDQIYIKVNRIRTLQMTDKKMVEESEEDEFIAIVNYSIIGLIQLEKGFSNDFNENNEEILNLYNKYSAEAQALMERKNHDYGEAWRDMRISSITDLIYQKVLRTKQIEDNQGKTIVSEGLDANYFDMLNYAVFCLIKFSEKENNFEPKTI, from the coding sequence ATGTTAAAAACTTCAGTACAATTCGGGAAAATTATCAATCAGTGTCGTGATCTTTTCAGCAAAAAATTACAAGATTATGGGGCAGCATGGCGGGTTTTAAGACCCAGTTCCATTACGGATCAGATCTATATTAAGGTCAATAGGATCCGTACATTGCAGATGACTGATAAAAAAATGGTAGAAGAGAGTGAGGAAGATGAATTTATCGCGATTGTTAACTACTCAATTATTGGACTTATCCAGCTTGAAAAAGGTTTTTCCAACGACTTCAACGAAAATAATGAAGAGATCCTAAATCTTTACAACAAATATTCTGCTGAAGCACAGGCATTGATGGAAAGAAAAAATCATGATTATGGCGAGGCCTGGAGAGATATGAGAATTTCTTCCATAACTGATCTTATCTATCAAAAAGTTTTAAGAACAAAGCAGATCGAGGACAATCAGGGGAAGACTATTGTTTCTGAAGGTTTAGATGCCAATTATTTTGACATGCTGAATTATGCTGTTTTCTGTCTGATCAAATTCTCTGAAAAAGAAAATAATTTCGAACCAAAAACTATTTAA
- the folP gene encoding dihydropteroate synthase translates to MGILNLTPDSFSDGGWFNEEKLALEHAEKLLKEGAGLIDIGPQSTRPHAQFLSAEEEIKRLGNIISQIKRFFPETLISLDTFYSQTVKFGFNEGIDMINDISGGQFDQKMFDVAAETKLPYVLMHVNPSYETMHDTIKFKDIVVEVNRYFSERTHELLQKGVKDIILDPGFGFGKAVADQMKMLDEIEYLGFEKFPLLIGISRKSFIYKPLGKSPLDINEETQKLHLKVLKQGAKILRVHDVAEAKKTLEVFLQGNY, encoded by the coding sequence ATGGGTATTTTAAATCTTACTCCGGATTCTTTTTCTGATGGTGGCTGGTTTAATGAGGAAAAGCTGGCTTTAGAGCATGCTGAAAAATTACTGAAAGAGGGAGCGGGATTGATTGATATTGGCCCTCAGTCGACTCGTCCTCATGCACAATTTCTTAGTGCTGAAGAGGAAATTAAAAGACTGGGAAATATAATTTCTCAAATTAAAAGATTCTTTCCGGAAACATTGATCTCATTGGATACATTTTATTCTCAAACTGTAAAATTTGGTTTTAATGAGGGAATTGATATGATCAATGATATTTCCGGAGGACAATTCGATCAAAAAATGTTCGATGTAGCGGCAGAAACAAAACTTCCTTATGTGTTGATGCATGTGAATCCTTCCTATGAAACGATGCATGATACCATTAAGTTTAAAGATATTGTAGTGGAAGTTAACAGGTATTTCAGTGAAAGAACTCATGAGCTTTTACAAAAAGGAGTAAAAGATATTATTCTTGATCCGGGATTTGGTTTTGGAAAAGCTGTGGCAGACCAAATGAAAATGCTTGATGAAATAGAGTATTTGGGTTTTGAAAAATTTCCCTTACTGATTGGTATTTCAAGAAAATCATTTATTTATAAACCGCTTGGGAAATCACCCTTAGATATTAATGAGGAAACTCAGAAACTGCATTTAAAAGTTTTAAAACAAGGAGCTAAAATCTTACGGGTACATGATGTGGCAGAAGCGAAGAAAACACTAGAGGTGTTCTTACAAGGGAATTATTGA
- a CDS encoding M28 family peptidase codes for MNKNYFLSLLGILILSFGNAQSYKKPLVSAIKESDIKKDMYEMAADQFWGREAGTLNELKVSMWLADKAKEAGMSPAGDNGTFFQYFDMYRHQVIPQSTMKLGGNTLKLWKDFLVAEPVNANLDTEIVYAGNTEPEDLSKLNLKGKVLAVNASDKNIEKEMTLFVRRYPGFVRTKYYNTAQKLGAQAIIFITDDTSEKSWVEVLPQMTRGSYGVEGLRETITNNIPVLWIKRENANWVKNNPKISLNLITETYKYPSVNVIGKIEGTDPKLKNEYVLISGHQDHDGIRHPVKNDTIYNGADDNASTCVAMLAIARAYKKQPGKRSVLFVFHGAEERGLLGSRWHALHPVVPKEQIVAVLNGDMIGRNSLEEAALLGGNAPHKNSEELVKMAEDANNESTKFKYLKDWDSPNHAEYFYFRSDHLPYAKVGIPAIFFTSVLHDQYHTPQDESENINYKKLYKMTEWMYRTSWKVANENERPKVISNFTLER; via the coding sequence ATGAACAAGAATTATTTTTTATCCCTGTTGGGTATATTAATCCTTTCTTTTGGAAATGCCCAGAGCTATAAAAAGCCATTGGTATCTGCCATAAAGGAGTCTGATATTAAGAAAGATATGTACGAAATGGCTGCAGATCAGTTTTGGGGACGTGAAGCAGGAACCTTGAATGAACTTAAAGTGTCCATGTGGCTGGCTGATAAAGCTAAGGAAGCCGGTATGTCTCCTGCAGGCGATAACGGAACTTTTTTCCAGTATTTTGATATGTACAGGCATCAGGTGATTCCACAGAGTACCATGAAACTGGGAGGAAATACATTAAAATTGTGGAAAGATTTTCTTGTTGCGGAACCTGTAAATGCAAATCTGGATACCGAAATTGTATATGCCGGGAATACGGAACCCGAAGATTTATCAAAACTGAATCTTAAAGGAAAAGTTCTTGCTGTAAATGCTTCAGACAAAAATATAGAAAAGGAAATGACCCTTTTTGTAAGAAGATATCCCGGTTTTGTAAGAACAAAGTATTATAATACGGCTCAAAAATTGGGTGCTCAAGCTATTATTTTCATCACTGATGACACTTCTGAAAAAAGCTGGGTAGAAGTTCTACCTCAAATGACGCGAGGATCATATGGTGTAGAGGGGCTGAGAGAAACCATTACCAATAATATTCCTGTTCTGTGGATCAAAAGAGAAAATGCCAACTGGGTAAAAAATAATCCTAAGATTTCTTTAAACCTCATCACTGAAACCTATAAATATCCATCTGTGAATGTGATCGGAAAAATTGAAGGAACAGATCCGAAGCTTAAAAATGAATATGTTTTGATCAGTGGACATCAGGATCACGATGGAATAAGGCATCCCGTTAAAAACGATACCATCTACAATGGTGCCGATGACAATGCAAGCACCTGCGTTGCTATGTTAGCCATAGCAAGAGCTTATAAAAAGCAACCCGGAAAAAGAAGTGTTCTTTTTGTTTTCCACGGCGCAGAAGAAAGAGGCTTACTCGGCTCAAGATGGCACGCTTTACATCCTGTGGTTCCAAAGGAACAGATCGTTGCTGTTTTAAATGGCGATATGATCGGTAGAAATAGCCTTGAAGAAGCAGCTTTGTTAGGTGGAAATGCACCCCACAAAAATTCTGAAGAATTGGTAAAAATGGCTGAGGATGCAAACAATGAAAGCACAAAATTTAAATACCTTAAAGATTGGGATTCTCCTAATCATGCAGAATATTTCTATTTCAGAAGTGACCATCTCCCATATGCTAAAGTTGGAATTCCCGCTATCTTTTTCACGAGCGTTTTGCATGATCAGTATCACACTCCTCAGGATGAATCGGAAAACATCAATTATAAAAAGTTATACAAAATGACGGAATGGATGTACAGAACTTCATGGAAAGTAGCTAATGAAAATGAACGTCCAAAAGTGATTTCTAATTTTACACTGGAAAGATAA
- a CDS encoding DUF5686 family protein, with amino-acid sequence MKRVLIIIFFWTFIFGFSQSKIKVIDEVDKTPILNAKIFCNDKLLGQTDSNGIFEFKTKCKSIEIQADHYQNEIALIEDYIEVSLLKTSSKTTAIETVILQDKSDPRALEILKKVNKYFKDNSPKSLGSYTYKSYEKVSLDIDEDSITQFNQFFNDTNFFKKKREKDSLNNISARKIFSKSKLFLWERAQEFLYSKKYGEKINILDNRISGLKQPITEMIALQQSNRDRIPNQVKQENRGLYRYFLTDTIELDGRKNFVIRFREVNYKKSDKKRKFNGAIYIDTETYGIKKIENISKNKNDGIITSTWIFYNNKWFLAHEKVKLRMSKMAVKDETKEHSEDASDKKNKKSFGTYAFLTSRYFDFESPIEENPKDFRGYTFSVKNADGRSLDQYRTDPLTERERNTYTTIDSLGKIYNIDKKAKILTGLLNGQIRMGIVDFAVDEIVNYNLYEGFRLGLKAKINETFNPYFSPDYYFAYGFKDDKWKYGIGLDIKTTLEKNSFFRIEYYNDVTASGEFYRRLWNFKMRTMNYGNNLNNDRYYHFRGASLSYQNDITNGLTLIFAARRNFEQAMFDYQFRNGGSSFENFNTLLTLKYSPNSTNIMTPQGKSIIDQKYPELYFNYEQSYKTLGGDFNYTRFDALFVHNFKTILGTTGFRLYGGIVLGEAPIWKNFTMNGLASPSRDINFNLTSYLGFATLEGGKYYNDKFVAYYFTHKLPLYLKSIGQNVSSFDFVLRGTIGDMKHPEYHDFKFKKLDHLYQEVGLEWNNFLSSYFNLGIFYRVGYYTTPNFKQNFAIQFKLKLLEF; translated from the coding sequence ATGAAAAGGGTTTTAATTATTATATTTTTCTGGACATTTATTTTTGGTTTTTCACAATCAAAAATTAAAGTCATCGATGAAGTAGACAAAACACCGATTCTTAATGCAAAAATATTCTGTAATGATAAGCTTCTGGGTCAAACGGACTCAAATGGTATTTTTGAATTTAAAACCAAATGTAAAAGCATTGAAATCCAGGCAGATCATTATCAGAATGAAATTGCTTTAATAGAAGATTACATAGAGGTTTCACTCCTAAAAACCTCTTCAAAGACTACCGCCATTGAAACCGTGATCTTACAGGATAAAAGTGACCCCAGAGCACTCGAAATCTTAAAGAAGGTCAACAAATACTTTAAAGATAATTCTCCTAAAAGTCTGGGCTCATACACTTACAAATCGTATGAGAAAGTTTCGCTGGATATCGATGAAGACAGCATTACTCAGTTCAATCAATTTTTTAATGACACCAACTTTTTCAAAAAGAAAAGAGAAAAAGATTCATTAAATAATATTTCCGCCAGAAAGATATTCTCAAAAAGTAAATTGTTTCTCTGGGAAAGGGCTCAGGAATTTTTATATTCAAAAAAATATGGTGAGAAGATCAATATCTTAGATAACAGAATCTCCGGTCTTAAACAGCCTATTACTGAAATGATCGCTTTACAACAAAGTAACAGAGACCGTATTCCTAATCAGGTCAAACAGGAAAACCGGGGTTTATACCGGTATTTTCTTACTGATACGATAGAACTGGACGGGAGAAAGAATTTTGTGATCCGTTTCCGTGAAGTGAACTACAAAAAATCTGATAAAAAAAGAAAGTTTAACGGAGCTATTTATATCGATACAGAAACGTATGGTATTAAAAAAATTGAAAACATCAGCAAAAATAAAAACGACGGAATTATAACCAGTACGTGGATCTTTTATAATAACAAATGGTTCCTAGCCCATGAAAAGGTAAAACTTCGGATGAGCAAAATGGCCGTGAAAGATGAAACCAAAGAACATTCCGAGGACGCTTCTGATAAGAAAAATAAAAAGAGTTTTGGCACCTATGCCTTTCTCACCTCCAGGTATTTTGATTTCGAATCTCCCATTGAGGAAAACCCTAAAGACTTCAGGGGTTATACTTTTTCCGTAAAAAATGCTGATGGGAGATCATTGGACCAATACAGAACAGACCCTTTGACAGAAAGGGAAAGAAATACTTATACAACGATTGACAGCCTTGGAAAAATTTATAATATTGACAAGAAAGCAAAAATATTAACCGGACTTCTGAACGGGCAGATCAGAATGGGTATTGTAGATTTTGCGGTAGACGAAATTGTAAATTATAACTTATACGAAGGATTCAGATTAGGTTTAAAGGCTAAGATCAATGAAACCTTTAATCCCTACTTTTCTCCAGATTATTATTTTGCCTATGGGTTTAAAGATGACAAATGGAAATATGGAATTGGTTTGGACATAAAGACCACTCTTGAAAAAAATTCATTTTTCAGAATTGAATATTACAATGACGTTACTGCTTCAGGGGAATTTTACAGAAGGCTTTGGAATTTTAAGATGAGGACGATGAATTATGGAAATAACCTTAATAATGACCGATATTATCATTTCCGGGGGGCTTCCTTATCTTACCAGAATGACATTACTAATGGACTTACATTAATTTTCGCCGCGAGAAGAAATTTTGAACAGGCCATGTTTGATTACCAATTCAGAAACGGAGGTTCCTCATTTGAAAATTTCAACACCTTATTAACTTTAAAATATTCTCCGAATTCCACCAATATTATGACTCCGCAGGGAAAATCTATTATTGACCAGAAATATCCGGAGCTCTATTTTAATTATGAACAGAGTTATAAAACTTTAGGTGGAGATTTTAATTACACCCGTTTTGATGCACTTTTTGTTCATAACTTTAAAACAATTTTAGGTACGACAGGTTTTAGACTATATGGCGGAATTGTTCTGGGAGAGGCTCCGATATGGAAAAACTTCACCATGAATGGATTGGCATCTCCAAGCAGAGATATCAATTTTAACCTTACTTCATACTTAGGGTTTGCCACATTGGAAGGTGGAAAATATTATAATGATAAATTTGTAGCCTATTATTTCACCCATAAACTTCCACTTTATCTGAAAAGTATCGGACAAAATGTGTCCAGCTTTGATTTTGTCTTAAGAGGAACTATTGGAGATATGAAACACCCTGAATACCATGATTTCAAATTTAAAAAACTGGATCATTTGTATCAGGAAGTAGGCTTGGAATGGAATAACTTCCTTTCCAGTTATTTTAACCTGGGTATATTTTACAGAGTAGGATATTATACAACACCCAATTTTAAACAGAATTTTGCCATACAGTTTAAATTAAAACTGTTAGAATTTTAA
- the alaS gene encoding alanine--tRNA ligase, giving the protein MTSQEIRQKFLDYFKSNDHLIVPSAPIVLKDDPTLMFSNSGMTQFKDFFLGYKTPTAPRIADTQKCLRVSGKHNDLDDVGRDTYHHTMFEMLGNWSFGDYFKKEAIAFAWELLTGVYGIPKENLYVTIFEGDASENLERDQDAYDFWKSHISEDRIINGNKKDNFWEMGESGPCGPCSEIHIDLRTPEEKAKVSGLELVNNDHPQVVEVWNLVFMEFNRKADKSLEKLPQQHVDTGMGFERLCMALQGKSSNYDTDVFTPLIAKVEALSGKKYTGILEDEKDIAIRVVVDHIRAVSFAIADGQLPSNGGAGYVIRRILRRAISYSYRFLEMKEPFLFELVSVLKDQMGPYFPELEKQGNLVTEVIKSEEESFLKTIESGLVRVERLIQQTITDNLKVLPSVEVFELYDTYGFPDDLTRIIAEEKGLTIDEEGFKAEMEKQKQRSKKDSASKVYDWVVLEEKPETFVGYDQLESETYITRYRKVENKDGEFYQVVLSNSPFYPEGGGQIGDKGILENATESFEVLETKKENGLIISLINGLPKDAGAVFYAKVNATDRKNSQANHSVTHLLHEALRDVLGTHVEQKGSYVGPDYLRFDFSHFNKMTEEELALIEEKVNQKIKESIALQEFRNIPIQEAIDKGAMALFGEKYGDSVRMIQFGSSKELCGGTHVKNTSEIGHFKITSENSAAAGIRRIEAISGDQSAEYFKNLEKQITELSQLLKSKDVVRSIEKLIEENTSLKSEVEAFKKEKAKGEIGDWKNAYEQKGDKQLLVKKTSLDAGSVKDIVFQLKKEIPTSVTIILSNADDKPMITVGVSDDLAASYQAGAIIKELAKEIQGGGGGNPGFATAGGKNLAGLENAYQKALNI; this is encoded by the coding sequence ATGACATCACAAGAGATACGTCAAAAATTTTTAGATTATTTTAAAAGTAATGACCACCTTATCGTTCCTTCAGCACCTATCGTGTTGAAAGATGATCCTACCTTAATGTTTTCCAATTCAGGAATGACGCAGTTTAAAGATTTTTTCTTAGGGTATAAAACACCTACTGCCCCTAGAATTGCCGATACTCAAAAATGTTTGAGAGTATCCGGGAAGCATAATGATTTGGATGATGTAGGTAGAGATACCTACCACCACACGATGTTCGAAATGTTAGGAAACTGGTCTTTTGGTGATTATTTTAAAAAAGAGGCTATTGCTTTTGCCTGGGAATTGCTAACCGGAGTTTATGGAATTCCGAAAGAAAATTTATACGTAACCATTTTTGAGGGAGATGCTTCCGAAAACCTGGAAAGAGATCAGGATGCTTATGATTTCTGGAAATCTCATATTTCTGAAGACAGAATTATCAATGGAAACAAAAAAGATAATTTCTGGGAAATGGGTGAAAGTGGGCCTTGCGGACCATGTTCTGAAATCCATATCGACCTTAGAACTCCTGAAGAAAAAGCAAAAGTTTCCGGACTGGAATTGGTAAACAACGATCACCCGCAGGTGGTGGAGGTCTGGAATCTGGTTTTCATGGAATTCAACAGAAAGGCTGACAAAAGCTTGGAAAAACTTCCACAACAACATGTTGATACCGGAATGGGATTTGAGCGTCTTTGTATGGCTTTACAGGGAAAATCATCCAACTATGATACCGATGTTTTCACGCCGCTTATTGCTAAAGTTGAAGCACTTTCAGGTAAAAAATATACCGGAATTTTAGAAGACGAAAAAGATATTGCTATCCGTGTGGTAGTAGATCATATCAGAGCTGTTTCTTTTGCAATTGCAGATGGGCAATTACCATCCAATGGAGGTGCCGGATATGTGATCAGAAGAATTTTAAGAAGAGCAATCTCTTATTCTTATCGATTTTTAGAAATGAAAGAACCTTTCCTTTTCGAACTGGTATCAGTGCTTAAAGATCAGATGGGACCTTATTTCCCTGAATTGGAAAAGCAAGGAAATCTTGTGACAGAGGTTATTAAAAGTGAGGAAGAATCATTCCTGAAAACAATTGAAAGTGGTTTGGTAAGAGTTGAAAGACTGATTCAACAAACCATCACTGATAATTTAAAAGTATTACCTTCTGTAGAAGTTTTCGAGTTATATGATACGTATGGTTTTCCAGATGATTTAACAAGAATCATTGCAGAAGAAAAAGGATTGACCATCGATGAGGAAGGATTTAAAGCTGAAATGGAAAAACAAAAGCAGCGTTCTAAAAAAGATTCTGCTTCAAAAGTTTATGACTGGGTAGTTTTGGAAGAAAAACCGGAAACTTTTGTTGGATATGATCAACTTGAATCTGAAACGTATATCACAAGATACAGAAAGGTTGAAAATAAAGACGGAGAATTTTATCAGGTAGTTTTAAGCAACTCTCCTTTCTATCCTGAGGGAGGTGGACAAATTGGTGATAAAGGTATTTTAGAAAATGCTACTGAAAGCTTTGAAGTATTGGAAACTAAAAAGGAAAACGGATTGATCATTTCACTGATCAATGGTCTTCCGAAAGATGCAGGAGCTGTTTTTTATGCTAAAGTAAATGCTACAGATAGAAAAAACTCTCAGGCCAACCACTCTGTCACTCACCTTTTGCATGAAGCTTTAAGAGATGTTCTTGGAACTCATGTTGAACAGAAAGGATCTTATGTGGGACCTGACTATTTGCGTTTCGACTTCTCTCATTTCAATAAAATGACCGAAGAGGAACTGGCTTTAATAGAAGAAAAGGTCAATCAAAAGATCAAAGAAAGCATTGCTTTACAGGAATTCAGAAATATTCCTATTCAGGAGGCTATCGACAAAGGGGCAATGGCTTTGTTTGGTGAAAAATATGGGGATAGTGTGAGAATGATCCAGTTTGGAAGTTCAAAAGAATTATGTGGAGGAACGCATGTTAAGAACACCAGCGAAATCGGTCACTTTAAAATCACTTCTGAAAACTCTGCGGCTGCGGGAATCAGAAGAATCGAAGCTATTTCCGGAGATCAATCTGCTGAATATTTTAAAAATCTGGAAAAGCAGATAACAGAACTTTCTCAATTGCTAAAATCTAAAGATGTTGTACGGTCTATCGAAAAGTTAATCGAAGAAAATACTTCTCTAAAATCTGAAGTGGAAGCTTTCAAGAAAGAAAAAGCCAAAGGAGAAATCGGTGATTGGAAAAATGCTTATGAACAGAAAGGAGATAAACAATTACTCGTTAAGAAAACTTCATTGGATGCCGGTTCTGTAAAGGATATTGTTTTCCAGTTAAAAAAAGAGATTCCAACCTCAGTAACGATCATTCTATCCAATGCTGATGATAAACCAATGATCACTGTAGGAGTGTCTGATGACCTTGCTGCAAGCTATCAGGCTGGGGCAATTATAAAAGAGCTCGCTAAAGAGATCCAAGGTGGTGGAGGTGGAAACCCTGGTTTTGCGACCGCGGGTGGAAAAAATCTAGCTGGGTTAGAAAATGCTTATCAAAAAGCTTTAAATATTTAA
- a CDS encoding sigma-70 family RNA polymerase sigma factor — MKKNEVLKSWVEKYSESLLKRAMYLLSDKDDAKDVVQEVFLSALSSYESFEGKSQPLTWLTTILNRKVADFYRGKYKSEPQIRLDHFFDETGSWKNNNVLNDWNISDKEPELLDDVNFNKTLEECIEELPSRWKIPLKMYYIQEKKAPEVSQELDISTTNLWKILQRSRMQLRECLDFNWFAKS; from the coding sequence ATGAAGAAAAATGAAGTCCTGAAGAGCTGGGTTGAAAAGTATTCTGAATCTCTTCTGAAAAGAGCAATGTATCTTCTTTCAGACAAAGATGATGCAAAAGATGTTGTTCAGGAAGTTTTTCTCTCAGCACTTTCATCATACGAGTCTTTTGAAGGGAAAAGCCAGCCGTTGACGTGGCTTACCACCATTCTTAATCGGAAAGTTGCCGATTTTTATCGTGGAAAGTATAAGTCAGAGCCACAGATCAGGCTCGATCATTTTTTTGATGAAACAGGTTCATGGAAAAATAATAATGTGTTGAACGACTGGAATATTTCAGATAAAGAACCTGAACTTCTGGATGATGTCAATTTTAATAAAACTCTTGAAGAATGCATTGAGGAATTGCCCTCCAGATGGAAGATTCCACTGAAAATGTATTATATTCAGGAAAAAAAAGCTCCCGAAGTAAGTCAGGAATTGGATATTTCTACGACTAACCTGTGGAAGATTTTACAAAGAAGTAGAATGCAGCTGCGAGAGTGTCTGGATTTTAATTGGTTTGCAAAATCATAA
- a CDS encoding DUF417 family protein: protein MNGTSKQLAKEYPTYKLGYYISLYGAALILLWIGIFKFTPTEAQGIKSLVENHFLTFFVYKIASVQTVSNAIGTIEIIIALLLIFSPKFVALKKYAGIGMIVTFLVTLSYLFTTPGIWKVVDGVPVTDFFILKDLMLLGFGLMIFQKNK, encoded by the coding sequence ATGAACGGAACATCTAAACAACTAGCCAAAGAATACCCGACGTATAAGCTTGGTTATTATATTTCTCTTTATGGAGCAGCGCTTATTTTACTGTGGATTGGAATTTTCAAATTTACCCCGACCGAAGCGCAAGGAATAAAAAGCCTGGTTGAAAACCATTTTCTTACTTTTTTCGTATATAAAATAGCAAGTGTCCAAACAGTATCAAATGCTATCGGAACGATAGAAATTATCATTGCATTACTACTCATATTTAGTCCGAAATTTGTAGCTCTGAAGAAGTATGCTGGAATAGGAATGATAGTTACTTTCCTCGTTACTTTAAGCTATTTATTTACAACGCCCGGAATCTGGAAAGTGGTGGATGGAGTACCCGTAACGGATTTCTTTATTCTCAAAGACCTGATGCTTTTAGGATTTGGATTAATGATATTTCAAAAAAATAAATAA
- the msrB gene encoding peptide-methionine (R)-S-oxide reductase MsrB, with product MKSILILLAVVLGIAVFARSCGDSKKSTEIKKENETNMDSKNVKEVYFAGGCFWGTEHFFQQIRGVVGTEVGYANGNKTNPTYEEVVSHSTGFAETVKVKYDPEQVDLKLLIDLYFKTIDPTSLNQQGNDRGDQYRTGIYSTDKDTEAIVKEEVQKLAKNYGKPVVVETIPLKNFYKAEDYHQDYLDKNPGGYCHIEPGLFEMARNANPLPKAKYQKQDKKVLKEKLSDEQYRVTQENATERPFQNEYDKEFREGIYVDITTGEPLFISTDKFESGCGWPSFSKPITKKVIEEKIDKSVGMTRVEVRSKTGDAHLGHVFTDGPKDKGGLRYCINSASLKFIPKAEMEKKGYAEYLPLLDKK from the coding sequence ATGAAAAGTATATTAATATTACTGGCAGTAGTTTTAGGTATTGCCGTATTTGCAAGAAGTTGTGGCGATTCAAAGAAATCGACAGAAATTAAAAAAGAAAATGAGACCAATATGGACAGTAAAAATGTAAAAGAAGTTTATTTTGCAGGTGGATGTTTTTGGGGAACAGAGCACTTTTTCCAACAGATTCGCGGCGTTGTAGGAACAGAAGTTGGTTATGCCAACGGGAATAAAACAAATCCTACTTATGAAGAAGTAGTAAGTCATTCGACAGGTTTTGCAGAAACAGTAAAAGTAAAGTATGATCCTGAACAAGTGGATTTAAAACTACTTATCGATCTATATTTCAAAACAATTGATCCAACGAGTTTGAACCAGCAGGGGAATGATAGAGGGGATCAGTATAGAACAGGAATTTATTCTACTGATAAAGATACGGAAGCTATTGTAAAAGAAGAAGTTCAAAAGTTGGCTAAAAATTACGGAAAGCCGGTTGTTGTGGAAACAATTCCATTGAAAAACTTCTACAAAGCAGAAGATTATCATCAGGATTATCTTGATAAAAATCCAGGCGGATATTGTCACATTGAACCGGGGCTTTTTGAAATGGCCAGGAATGCGAATCCTCTTCCAAAAGCTAAATATCAGAAGCAGGATAAAAAGGTTTTAAAAGAAAAACTTTCTGATGAGCAATACCGCGTAACGCAAGAAAATGCTACAGAAAGACCTTTTCAAAATGAATATGATAAAGAGTTTCGTGAAGGGATTTATGTAGATATTACCACAGGAGAACCATTGTTTATATCAACGGATAAATTTGAATCAGGTTGTGGATGGCCAAGTTTTTCAAAACCAATTACTAAAAAAGTCATTGAAGAAAAAATTGATAAGTCTGTTGGTATGACCAGAGTGGAAGTTCGAAGCAAAACAGGGGATGCTCATTTAGGACATGTTTTTACAGATGGACCTAAGGATAAAGGAGGTCTACGTTACTGTATCAACAGTGCTTCTCTTAAGTTTATACCAAAAGCTGAAATGGAGAAAAAAGGATATGCTGAATATCTTCCGTTATTGGATAAAAAATAA
- a CDS encoding ABC transporter permease has translation MLKLLKLEYYKNLNYKPFRVFTILYFAILVALLFIGLVDLDIFGATINLKEQGIYNFPEIWNFTTWIVALLKIFLGLIIVFSISQEFSNRMFKQNTIDGLSRKEFIGSKLLMITIFTVVSTVIVFIITLLLGYKYSKITDSAMVFKEMFFIGNYFVKLFAFFCFLMFLSVLLRKSMFVFLGFFVYWIGEGILTAVEVFLKVRGTQELERMKILKEDFFFTHLLPLDSMSNLIPNPIMRLNMAKMIGMKYEFTYPTESLIACIVWSGLFIFGSYWILRKRDW, from the coding sequence ATGCTTAAATTATTAAAACTTGAATACTACAAAAACCTGAACTACAAACCGTTCAGAGTTTTTACGATATTATACTTTGCAATTTTGGTAGCCCTTCTTTTTATCGGACTCGTGGATCTTGACATTTTTGGAGCCACTATTAATTTAAAAGAGCAGGGAATCTATAATTTTCCTGAAATCTGGAATTTCACTACCTGGATCGTAGCATTATTAAAGATCTTTCTAGGGCTGATCATTGTTTTTTCGATCTCCCAGGAATTCAGCAACAGAATGTTTAAGCAAAACACCATTGACGGGTTGAGCAGAAAAGAATTTATAGGATCAAAGCTACTGATGATCACTATTTTCACGGTTGTTTCAACGGTTATTGTCTTTATTATTACACTTCTCTTAGGTTATAAATATTCTAAAATAACCGACTCAGCAATGGTTTTTAAAGAAATGTTCTTTATTGGAAACTATTTTGTGAAGCTATTTGCCTTTTTCTGCTTCCTGATGTTTCTTTCTGTACTTTTAAGGAAATCGATGTTTGTATTTCTTGGTTTCTTTGTGTATTGGATTGGTGAAGGAATCTTAACAGCTGTCGAAGTATTTTTAAAGGTTCGCGGTACACAGGAACTGGAAAGAATGAAAATCCTCAAAGAAGATTTTTTCTTTACACACCTTTTACCATTAGACAGCATGTCTAACCTTATACCTAATCCCATCATGAGATTAAATATGGCAAAAATGATAGGAATGAAATATGAGTTCACCTATCCTACTGAAAGCTTAATTGCTTGTATCGTTTGGAGTGGACTTTTTATTTTTGGATCTTACTGGATCTTGAGAAAGAGGGATTGGTAG